One genomic window of Gammaproteobacteria bacterium includes the following:
- a CDS encoding dihydropteroate synthase, producing MFSKNSTSPTITQQSDYEDMLDTIKSFFRERLHFAKSKGILKKQIVLDPGMGFFISGATKYGFVVIRRISELHEFDLPLLLGTSRKYFLAGVSKGAS from the coding sequence ATGTTTTCCAAAAACAGCACCTCACCTACTATTACACAACAATCAGATTACGAAGATATGCTGGACACCATCAAGAGTTTTTTCAGAGAACGTCTGCATTTTGCCAAGTCAAAAGGAATTCTGAAAAAACAAATTGTGCTTGATCCGGGAATGGGGTTTTTTATCAGTGGTGCTACAAAATACGGTTTTGTGGTCATCAGGAGAATTTCAGAACTGCATGAATTTGATTTGCCTTTGCTACTCGGGACTTCCAGAAAATATTTTCTTGCCGGCGTCTCCAAGGGGGCATCTTAA